The proteins below come from a single Dendropsophus ebraccatus isolate aDenEbr1 chromosome 15, aDenEbr1.pat, whole genome shotgun sequence genomic window:
- the NEK2 gene encoding serine/threonine-protein kinase Nek2 codes for MPSRVEDYEVMYTIGSGSYGKCQKIRRKTDGKVLVWKELDYGTMSESEKQMLVSEVNLLRELKHPNIVRYYDRIIDRTNTTLYIVMEYCEGGDLASLIAKCTKERQYLDEDFILRVFVQLALALKDCHKRSDGGHTVLHRDLKPANIFLDAKKNVKLGDFGLARILHHDTSFAKTFVGTPYYMSPEQMNRMSYNEKSDIWSLGCLLYELCALSPPFTAYNQKELAEKIRIGKFRRIPYRYSEELNQILTKMLNLKDYLRPSIEEILQHSLLADWVAEEQNRLSEKRGRRSTEQERPLQPDPVLTELRLKEQQLLAREKALREREERLEQRERELCVRERLVEDKLARAEKMKNFNLLNEQRFYGAGQENGLDPSLDRSTSSIRSKKNVHFGTESKENRSGSKYPPTQEKCTELKQRLQAANVRAQALCELEKNFQLKSRQLLGMR; via the exons ATGCCGTCCAGGGTGGAGGACTATGAGGTGATGTACACCATAGGCTCCGGCTCCTATGGGAAGTGTCAGAAGATCCGGAGGAAAACTGATGGGAAG GTGCTTGTGTGGAAAGAGCTGGACTATGGCACCATGAGTGAGTCTGAGAAGCAGATGCTGGTATCCGAGGTGAACTTGTTACGGGAGCTGAAACATCCCAACATTGTGCGCTACTACGACCGTATAATAGACCGAACCAACACTACACTTTATATTGTGATGGAGTACTGTGAGGGAGGAGACCTGGCTAGCCTGATCGCTAAATGTACCAAGGAGAG GCAGTATTTAGATGAAGACTTCATACTGCGGGTATTCGTGCAGCTCGCTTTAGCTCTGAAAGATTGCCACAAAAGGAGTGATGGCGGTCATACAGTTCTCCACCGGGACCTAAAACCTGCCAACATCTTCCTTGATGCCAAGAAGAACGTGAAACTTGGTGACTTTGGTTTAGCCAGGATACTACACCACGACACCAGTTTTGCAAAAACGTTTGTTGGCACTCCGTATTACATGTCTCCT GAGCAGATGAACCGAATGTCTTACAACGAGAAGTCGGATATATGGTCTCTGGGTTGTCTTTTGTATGAACTGTGCGCCCTTTC GCCACCATTCACTGCCTATAACCAAAAAGAACTGGCAGAAAAGATTAGAATAGGGAAATTCCGCAGGATTCCCTATCGGTATTCAGAAGAACTGAATCAAATCCTCACGAAAATGTTAAACCTCAAG GATTACTTGAGACCTTCCATTGAGGAGATACTGCAGCACTCTCTATTAGCAGACTGGGTTGCAGAAGAACAAAACAGACTATCTGAGAAGCGCGGTCGCCGGTCTACAGAACAAGAGCGTCCCCTCCAGCCGGATCCAGTCCTAACTGAACTACGGTTAAAAGAACAGCAGCTGCTGGCACGGGAAAAAGCTTTGCGGGAACGGGAGGAGCGACTGGAGC AGCGAGAAAGGGAGCTGTGTGTACGAGAGAGACTTGTAGAAGATAAACTGGCAAG GGCAGAGAAGATGAAGAACTTTAATCTCCTCAACGAGCAGCGGTTTTATGGTGCTGGTCAGGAGAATGGACTAG ATCCTTCCTTGGACCGATCGACTTCTTCTATACGGAGTAAGAAGAACGTCCACTTTGGTACTGAAAGTAAAGAGAATCGTAGTGGGAGCAAATATCCCCCCACCCAAGAGAAGTGTACTGAACTAAAGCAGCGGCTGCAGGCGGCCAATGTGCGAGCGCAGGCCCTGTGCGAGCTGGAGAAGAACTTTCAGCTGAAAAGCCGCCAACTGCTGGGCATGCGCTGA